A window of the Vibrio fluvialis genome harbors these coding sequences:
- a CDS encoding Na(+)-translocating NADH-quinone reductase subunit C encodes MASNNDSIKKTLAVVVGLSLVCSIIVSAAAVGLRDKQKENAVLDKQSKIVEVAGITEKGKVQDLYNKFIEPRLIDFKTGDFVEGDAAKFDQRKEAKDPADSIKLPANADVAKIIRRANTGIVYLVKDGDKVSKVILPVHGNGLWSMMYAFVAVETDGNTVSGITYYQQGETPGLGGEVENPAWRAQWVGKKLFDENHKPAIKVVKGGAPAGSEHGVDALSGATLTSNGVQHTFDFWLGDMGFGPFLTKVRDGDLN; translated from the coding sequence ATGGCAAGTAATAACGACAGCATTAAAAAGACGCTGGCTGTTGTTGTCGGGTTGAGCCTTGTTTGTTCAATCATTGTATCGGCAGCGGCAGTAGGTCTGCGTGATAAGCAAAAAGAGAATGCTGTGCTGGATAAGCAAAGCAAGATCGTTGAAGTAGCTGGTATCACGGAGAAAGGTAAGGTTCAGGATTTGTACAACAAGTTCATCGAACCTCGTCTGATCGACTTCAAAACCGGCGACTTTGTTGAAGGTGATGCAGCGAAATTTGACCAACGTAAAGAAGCAAAAGATCCAGCGGATTCTATTAAGCTTCCTGCCAATGCAGACGTTGCGAAAATCATTCGTCGTGCGAACACTGGCATCGTTTACCTAGTAAAAGATGGCGACAAAGTGTCTAAAGTGATCCTGCCTGTTCACGGTAACGGTCTGTGGTCAATGATGTACGCGTTTGTTGCAGTTGAAACTGACGGCAACACAGTGTCTGGCATCACTTACTACCAACAAGGTGAAACACCGGGATTGGGTGGTGAAGTTGAGAACCCAGCTTGGCGTGCACAATGGGTTGGTAAGAAACTGTTTGATGAAAACCACAAACCAGCGATTAAAGTCGTGAAAGGTGGCGCTCCAGCAGGTTCTGAACACGGTGTTGACGCTCTATCAGGCGCAACATTGACCAGTAACGGCGTTCAACACACATTCGACTTCTGGTTGGGTGATATGGGCTTTGGTCCATTCCTGACTAAAGTCCGTGACGGAGATCTGAACTAA
- a CDS encoding NADH:ubiquinone reductase (Na(+)-transporting) subunit D: MSSAKDLKKSVLAPVLDNNPIALQVLGVCSALAVTTKLETAFVMTLAVMFVTALSNFFVSLIRNHIPNSVRIIVQMAIIASLVIVVDQILKAYLYDISKQLSVFVGLIITNCIVMGRAEAFAMKSAPIPSFIDGIGNGLGYGFVLISVGFFRELLGSGKLFGMEVLPLISKGGWYQPNGLMLLAPSAFFLIGFMIWTIRTFKPEQVEAKE, encoded by the coding sequence ATGTCTAGCGCAAAAGATCTTAAAAAGAGCGTGCTAGCGCCAGTATTGGACAACAACCCAATCGCGCTACAAGTTCTTGGTGTTTGTTCTGCACTGGCAGTGACAACCAAACTGGAAACGGCGTTTGTTATGACTCTGGCGGTAATGTTCGTTACTGCACTGTCTAACTTCTTCGTTTCACTGATCCGTAACCACATTCCTAACAGCGTGCGTATCATCGTTCAGATGGCGATCATCGCATCGTTGGTAATCGTGGTTGACCAAATCCTGAAAGCGTATCTGTACGACATTTCGAAACAGCTGTCTGTATTCGTTGGTCTGATCATTACGAACTGTATCGTAATGGGCCGTGCAGAAGCGTTCGCGATGAAGTCTGCACCAATCCCATCGTTCATCGACGGTATTGGTAACGGTCTGGGTTACGGCTTCGTACTGATCTCTGTTGGTTTCTTCCGTGAGCTACTTGGCTCAGGCAAACTGTTCGGAATGGAAGTACTGCCTCTGATTAGCAAAGGCGGCTGGTATCAGCCAAACGGCCTGATGCTGCTAGCACCTTCTGCATTCTTCCTGATCGGTTTCATGATTTGGACGATTCGCACGTTCAAACCTGAACAAGTAGAAGCGAAGGAGTAA
- the nqrE gene encoding NADH:ubiquinone reductase (Na(+)-transporting) subunit E: MEHYISLLVKSIFIENMALSFFLGMCTFLAVSKKVKTSFGLGIAVTVVLTISVPVNNLVYNLVLKPDALAPGVDLSFLNFITFIGVIAALVQILEMILDRFFPPLYNALGIFLPLITVNCAIFGGVSFMVQRDYNFAESVVYGFGSGLGWMLAIVALAGIREKMKYSDVPPGLRGLGITFITAGLMALGFMSFSGVQL, encoded by the coding sequence ATGGAACATTATATTAGTTTGCTGGTTAAATCGATTTTCATCGAGAACATGGCACTGTCTTTCTTCTTGGGTATGTGTACCTTCCTGGCGGTATCTAAGAAAGTTAAGACATCATTCGGTCTGGGTATTGCGGTAACAGTGGTTCTGACTATCTCTGTTCCGGTAAACAATCTGGTTTACAACCTAGTGCTGAAGCCAGATGCACTGGCTCCGGGAGTTGACCTAAGCTTCCTTAACTTTATTACCTTTATCGGTGTAATCGCGGCACTGGTACAGATTCTGGAAATGATCCTCGATCGCTTCTTCCCGCCTCTGTACAACGCGCTGGGCATCTTCCTACCGCTGATCACAGTAAACTGTGCAATCTTCGGTGGTGTATCTTTCATGGTACAACGTGACTACAACTTTGCTGAATCTGTCGTGTACGGTTTCGGTTCAGGTTTAGGCTGGATGCTGGCTATCGTCGCTCTTGCAGGTATCCGTGAGAAAATGAAGTATTCTGACGTGCCTCCGGGTCTGCGTGGTTTAGGTATTACCTTCATCACTGCTGGCTTAATGGCGCTGGGCTTTATGTCTTTCTCTGGTGTTCAACTGTAA
- the nqrF gene encoding NADH:ubiquinone reductase (Na(+)-transporting) subunit F gives MDIILGVVMFTLIVLALVLVILFAKSKLVPTGDITISINGDPEKSIVTQPGGKLLSALAGAGVFVSSACGGGGSCGQCRVKIKSGGGDILPTELDHITKGEAREGERLACQVAVKNDLDLELPEEIFGVKKWECTVISNDNKATFIKELKLQIPDGESVPFRAGGYIQIEAPAHTVKYADYDVPEKFRGDWDKFNLFRYVSKVDEPIIRAYSMANYPEEFGIIMLNVRIATPPPNNPEVAPGQMSSYIWSLKAGDKCTISGPFGEFFAKDTDAEMVFIGGGAGMAPMRSHIFDQLKRLKSKRKMSFWYGARSKREMFYVEDFDGLAAENDNFVWHCALSDPQPEDNWNGYTGFIHNVLYENYLKDHEAPEDCEYYMCGPPMMNAAVIGMLKDLGVEDENILLDDFGG, from the coding sequence ATGGACATTATTCTTGGTGTAGTGATGTTTACTCTGATTGTTCTGGCTCTAGTGCTGGTGATTCTGTTCGCCAAATCTAAGCTGGTACCAACAGGTGACATTACAATCTCTATCAATGGCGATCCTGAAAAATCGATCGTGACACAGCCTGGCGGTAAACTGCTGAGTGCGCTGGCTGGTGCTGGTGTATTCGTATCGTCAGCGTGTGGTGGTGGTGGCTCTTGTGGTCAGTGCCGCGTAAAAATCAAATCTGGCGGTGGCGACATTCTTCCTACCGAGCTTGACCATATTACTAAAGGTGAAGCACGTGAAGGTGAGCGTCTGGCTTGTCAGGTTGCAGTGAAGAACGACCTGGATCTTGAACTTCCAGAAGAAATCTTCGGCGTTAAGAAATGGGAATGTACCGTTATCTCTAACGATAACAAAGCGACATTCATCAAAGAGCTTAAGCTGCAGATTCCAGACGGTGAGTCAGTACCATTCCGTGCGGGTGGTTACATTCAGATCGAAGCGCCTGCACACACCGTTAAGTATGCAGATTACGATGTACCGGAAAAATTCCGCGGTGACTGGGACAAGTTCAACCTGTTCCGTTACGTATCAAAAGTTGATGAGCCGATTATCCGTGCTTACTCAATGGCGAACTACCCGGAAGAATTTGGCATCATCATGCTGAACGTACGTATCGCGACTCCGCCGCCAAACAACCCAGAAGTTGCACCGGGTCAGATGTCTTCTTACATCTGGTCTCTGAAAGCCGGTGACAAATGTACGATTTCTGGTCCATTTGGTGAGTTCTTCGCGAAAGACACAGATGCAGAAATGGTCTTCATCGGTGGTGGTGCAGGTATGGCACCAATGCGTTCACACATTTTTGACCAGCTGAAACGTCTGAAGTCTAAACGTAAGATGTCGTTCTGGTACGGTGCGCGTTCTAAACGTGAAATGTTCTACGTAGAAGATTTCGATGGCCTGGCGGCTGAGAACGATAACTTCGTGTGGCACTGTGCACTGTCTGATCCTCAACCAGAGGACAACTGGAACGGTTACACTGGCTTCATCCACAACGTATTGTACGAAAACTATCTGAAGGACCACGAAGCGCCTGAAGATTGTGAATACTACATGTGTGGTCCACCGATGATGAACGCAGCCGTGATCGGTATGCTGAAAGATCTTGGTGTTGAAGACGAAAACATCCTGTTGGATGACTTCGGTGGTTAA
- a CDS encoding FAD:protein FMN transferase has protein sequence MKTWLVALASLLLLAGCEQPPQQVHLSGPTMGTSYNIKYLQQDGLPSSDDLHKEIDRLLEEVNDQMSTYRKDSELSRFNQYQGIDPFEVSNQTATVVREAIRLNGLTEGALDVTVGPLVNLWGFGPEARPEVVPTDAELAERKANTGIHHLSVEGNKLSKDLPHLYVDLSTIAKGWGVDVVANYIESQGIHNYMVEVGGEIRLKGLNRDGVPWRIAVEKPTVDERSIQEIIEPGDMAIATSGDYRNYFERDGVRYSHIINPQTGRPIHNRVVSVTVLDKSCMTADGLATGLMVLGDEKGIEIAEQNHIPVFMIVKTDDGFKEIASSAFKPYLNR, from the coding sequence GTGAAAACTTGGCTTGTTGCGTTAGCTTCTTTACTGCTGCTGGCAGGTTGTGAACAACCACCACAGCAAGTGCATTTAAGTGGCCCGACGATGGGTACCAGCTACAACATCAAATATCTTCAACAAGACGGTTTGCCGTCGTCTGATGATCTGCATAAGGAGATCGACCGTTTACTGGAAGAGGTGAACGATCAGATGTCGACTTACCGCAAAGATTCAGAGCTGAGTCGTTTCAACCAGTATCAAGGTATTGACCCATTTGAAGTGTCGAACCAAACTGCGACCGTAGTGAGAGAGGCGATTCGCCTCAATGGTCTGACAGAAGGTGCGCTCGATGTCACCGTTGGCCCGCTGGTGAATCTGTGGGGCTTTGGCCCGGAAGCGCGCCCTGAAGTGGTGCCGACGGATGCAGAACTCGCTGAGCGTAAAGCCAACACCGGTATTCATCACCTGAGTGTTGAAGGCAACAAACTGAGCAAAGACCTGCCGCATCTGTATGTGGACCTGTCGACGATCGCTAAAGGTTGGGGCGTCGATGTGGTCGCGAACTACATCGAATCTCAGGGCATTCACAACTACATGGTGGAAGTGGGCGGCGAGATTCGCCTGAAAGGTTTGAATCGTGATGGTGTGCCGTGGCGTATTGCGGTTGAGAAACCGACCGTAGACGAGCGCAGCATCCAGGAAATTATTGAACCGGGTGACATGGCGATTGCTACCTCTGGTGATTACCGCAACTACTTTGAGCGTGATGGTGTTCGTTATTCGCACATTATTAACCCTCAGACTGGGCGTCCAATCCATAACCGTGTAGTATCGGTGACTGTACTGGATAAATCGTGCATGACAGCGGATGGCCTGGCGACAGGACTGATGGTGCTGGGTGACGAAAAAGGGATTGAGATTGCGGAGCAGAATCATATTCCGGTGTTCATGATTGTGAAAACCGACGACGGATTCAAAGAAATCGCATCAAGTGCGTTTAAGCCGTATCTCAACCGATAA
- the nqrM gene encoding (Na+)-NQR maturation NqrM, translating to MNTFLITFGVFLAVIAAMAVGYIFQKKVVKGSCGGLGAVGIEKVCNCPEPCDARKKREAREAARAERIAAWEKDRIA from the coding sequence ATGAATACCTTTCTGATTACCTTTGGGGTGTTTCTGGCGGTGATTGCTGCGATGGCAGTGGGCTATATCTTCCAGAAGAAAGTGGTCAAAGGCAGCTGTGGCGGCTTGGGTGCGGTTGGCATCGAAAAAGTATGTAACTGCCCGGAACCGTGTGACGCGCGTAAAAAGCGTGAAGCACGAGAAGCGGCGCGTGCAGAGCGTATTGCTGCGTGGGAAAAAGACCGCATCGCGTAA
- a CDS encoding DUF2789 domain-containing protein: MELHQHGMAELFDQLGLGSSSREIEHFIASHRHHRDTTPLHKASFWTDAQASFLRQAIEEDADWAELVDQLDVMLRK, encoded by the coding sequence ATGGAACTTCATCAACATGGTATGGCTGAACTGTTTGATCAGTTGGGGCTGGGCAGTTCATCGCGCGAAATCGAACATTTTATTGCATCGCACCGTCATCACCGTGATACCACACCGCTGCATAAAGCCAGCTTCTGGACAGATGCGCAGGCCAGTTTTTTGCGTCAGGCCATTGAAGAAGATGCAGACTGGGCAGAGCTGGTGGATCAGCTGGATGTCATGCTGCGTAAATAG
- the dinB gene encoding DNA polymerase IV, producing the protein MSERIRKIIHIDMDCFYAAVEMRDNPEYRGRPMAVGGHEKQRGVLSTCNYEARKFGIRSAMPTAQAIKLCPGLLVVPGRMSVYKSVSREIHAIFQRYTDIIEPLSLDEAFLDVTEATACHGSATLIAEAIRRDIWNELQLTASAGVAPVKFLAKVASDINKPNGLYVVTPDEVQSVVDKLPLGKIPGVGKVSLEKLNQAGFFLCEDIKNSDYRELLRRFGRLGASLWKKSQGIDNREVITERERKSVGVERTFSENISTYEECWQVIEQRLYPELDERLTRASPERAIIKQGIKVKFADFQQTTIEHIHPELELEDFKTLLAEVLKRQKGREIRLLGLNVMLKPEEQIRQLSFF; encoded by the coding sequence ATGTCAGAGCGGATCAGAAAGATTATCCATATTGATATGGACTGCTTTTACGCGGCCGTTGAGATGCGTGACAACCCGGAGTATCGAGGTCGGCCTATGGCAGTCGGCGGCCATGAAAAACAGCGTGGCGTGCTCAGTACCTGTAACTACGAAGCGCGAAAGTTTGGTATTCGTTCAGCGATGCCGACCGCGCAAGCGATCAAATTATGTCCGGGACTGCTGGTTGTGCCGGGGCGTATGTCAGTCTATAAGTCCGTTTCGCGTGAGATTCACGCCATTTTTCAGCGCTACACCGATATTATCGAACCGTTGTCCCTGGACGAAGCCTTTCTCGATGTTACTGAGGCTACCGCCTGTCATGGCAGCGCGACACTGATTGCGGAAGCCATTCGACGTGACATCTGGAATGAACTGCAACTGACCGCGTCTGCGGGCGTTGCGCCAGTCAAGTTTCTGGCCAAAGTGGCCTCCGATATCAATAAACCCAATGGTCTGTATGTTGTGACGCCGGATGAAGTGCAGAGCGTGGTCGACAAACTGCCGCTGGGGAAAATTCCCGGGGTCGGCAAAGTGAGTCTGGAGAAGCTCAATCAGGCAGGCTTTTTTCTGTGTGAGGACATTAAGAACAGTGACTATCGGGAACTGCTGCGCCGCTTTGGCCGATTAGGGGCATCATTGTGGAAGAAGAGTCAGGGCATTGATAATCGCGAAGTGATTACGGAGCGTGAACGAAAATCGGTCGGAGTTGAGCGTACGTTCAGTGAAAATATCTCAACTTACGAAGAGTGTTGGCAGGTCATCGAACAACGTTTGTATCCCGAGTTGGATGAGCGATTAACCCGGGCGTCACCGGAGCGGGCAATCATCAAACAGGGTATCAAAGTCAAGTTTGCTGATTTTCAGCAAACCACCATTGAACATATTCATCCTGAGTTGGAACTGGAAGACTTCAAAACCTTGTTGGCAGAAGTGCTGAAACGTCAGAAAGGACGTGAGATTCGCCTGCTTGGCCTCAACGTGATGCTTAAGCCAGAGGAGCAGATTCGTCAGCTGAGCTTTTTTTAA
- a CDS encoding YggN family protein codes for MKKLVLVTSLLCSTSLWAAQCQQVDVKNEIHLSGSNVEIHAANGQTAVMDQNNNLYLSGEKQSLTPQQQQAVESYRESLANALPKARQVASDGLAMANDILDDVAASIDSPQAFDSVKQNLKAFVADIEARYNKNGDWVLPADTFESMSQQWQQDFDKARALFTQEFLTGAFDAIATKMKKDGGINLTELGNTMADLKTRLEERFNEHSQTIEKERRELCDSLDDVVEQEQKLHQKIPELKNYQVFTI; via the coding sequence ATGAAAAAACTAGTTTTAGTAACCTCTTTACTGTGCAGTACCTCATTATGGGCGGCACAATGCCAACAGGTGGACGTGAAGAACGAAATTCATCTCAGTGGCTCGAATGTAGAAATTCATGCTGCTAACGGACAAACTGCCGTGATGGATCAGAATAACAACCTCTACTTGTCCGGTGAAAAGCAGTCTCTGACGCCTCAACAGCAGCAAGCTGTAGAGTCGTACCGTGAGAGTCTGGCGAATGCTTTACCGAAAGCGCGTCAGGTAGCCAGTGATGGTTTGGCAATGGCAAACGATATTCTAGATGATGTGGCTGCCAGTATTGATTCGCCTCAGGCATTTGACAGCGTGAAGCAGAACCTGAAAGCGTTTGTGGCGGATATCGAAGCCCGCTATAACAAGAACGGCGACTGGGTACTGCCTGCAGATACGTTTGAATCGATGAGCCAACAATGGCAGCAGGATTTTGATAAAGCTCGCGCCCTGTTTACCCAGGAGTTCCTGACGGGGGCGTTTGATGCGATTGCCACCAAGATGAAAAAAGACGGCGGTATCAATCTGACCGAATTGGGCAATACCATGGCTGACCTCAAGACTCGCTTGGAAGAGCGTTTCAATGAACACTCGCAAACCATTGAGAAAGAGCGCCGGGAATTGTGCGATTCGCTGGACGACGTGGTTGAACAAGAACAGAAACTCCATCAAAAAATTCCTGAACTTAAGAACTATCAAGTTTTTACCATCTAA
- a CDS encoding sensor domain-containing diguanylate cyclase yields MTLSNISLRSLTALTALAVVACFVAFYLAFKYFWSFDRELEHARQLQLAETKRVETIIALEKQEMGASMADYAAWNDMADYIAHPNPEFIDDSIGIHAFQSKALDGIFIFTPQEKLVWGMKYDFEQSRVGDYQPFVPYFPIILSEPKRSRSDYVEASVRFVVVGQEPYLAATSRVCNSEGSGCDKGYLIFVKKVRSQFASVIEQATGIDIDVLSRAPFAPMPKHEPNISYLEKLDFSGHSSVLIKLVHKVKLPTFIRTDEIVALMTFSVLMYFINLLVVDSLVRPITDANRVLERFKLSGGKIPDEHFFVSREMKAFARTINQIFSELEQSREELRWQSEHDPLTRISNRRKLESELTSFIVEQQYPWIVLYLIDVDYFKLYNDHYGHLEGDRALKRVANALDQVSFAGAKVVARFGGEEFCVVLASDNELDPHQFALQMMSYVDQLAIEHSVSPLKPTLSISIGGVRACKPGRETYQLLFHEADQALYQAKELGRAQYVITDFCSKDEQNNHVN; encoded by the coding sequence ATGACTCTCTCCAATATCAGTTTACGTTCGTTAACTGCGCTGACTGCACTGGCGGTGGTTGCCTGCTTTGTGGCTTTTTATCTCGCCTTCAAATACTTCTGGTCGTTTGACCGTGAGCTTGAGCACGCACGCCAGTTGCAACTGGCCGAGACTAAGCGCGTGGAAACCATCATTGCACTGGAGAAGCAGGAAATGGGCGCTTCCATGGCTGACTACGCGGCCTGGAATGATATGGCGGATTACATTGCCCATCCCAATCCTGAATTCATCGACGACAGCATCGGTATTCATGCATTTCAGTCGAAAGCTCTGGATGGTATTTTTATTTTTACCCCGCAGGAAAAGTTGGTGTGGGGTATGAAGTATGATTTTGAGCAGAGTAGAGTGGGTGATTACCAACCCTTCGTCCCTTACTTTCCGATTATATTGAGTGAGCCGAAACGGTCCCGCAGCGATTATGTGGAAGCGTCGGTGCGTTTTGTGGTGGTGGGGCAGGAGCCGTATCTGGCCGCGACCTCGCGCGTGTGTAATAGCGAAGGTTCGGGCTGTGATAAAGGTTATCTGATTTTCGTCAAGAAAGTGCGCAGCCAGTTCGCCAGCGTCATTGAACAGGCCACTGGCATCGATATTGATGTGTTGAGCCGCGCGCCGTTTGCACCAATGCCCAAACACGAACCCAATATCAGCTATCTGGAAAAGCTCGACTTCAGCGGTCACTCCAGCGTACTTATCAAACTGGTGCACAAGGTTAAGCTGCCGACTTTTATTCGAACGGATGAAATTGTCGCCTTGATGACGTTTTCAGTGCTGATGTATTTCATCAACCTGCTGGTGGTCGATTCGCTGGTTCGCCCCATCACGGATGCCAACCGAGTGTTGGAGCGATTCAAACTTTCGGGTGGCAAAATCCCGGATGAACATTTTTTTGTTTCACGAGAAATGAAAGCGTTCGCTCGGACCATCAACCAAATTTTTTCCGAGCTGGAGCAAAGCCGGGAGGAGCTGCGCTGGCAGTCTGAACACGATCCACTGACCCGTATTTCCAATCGGCGTAAACTGGAAAGTGAGCTCACCAGTTTCATTGTGGAGCAGCAATATCCTTGGATCGTGCTGTATCTGATCGATGTGGATTATTTCAAACTTTACAATGATCACTATGGCCATCTCGAAGGCGATCGCGCGCTAAAACGAGTGGCAAACGCACTTGATCAGGTCTCTTTTGCCGGAGCGAAGGTCGTGGCTCGCTTTGGGGGCGAAGAGTTTTGTGTGGTGCTGGCGAGCGACAACGAACTGGATCCACATCAGTTCGCGTTACAGATGATGAGCTATGTCGATCAGTTGGCGATCGAGCATAGCGTCTCGCCACTCAAACCAACCCTGTCGATCAGTATCGGCGGAGTAAGGGCGTGTAAGCCGGGTCGAGAAACCTATCAGTTACTGTTTCACGAGGCGGATCAAGCCTTGTATCAGGCCAAAGAGCTGGGACGAGCTCAGTACGTGATTACCGACTTTTGTTCAAAAGATGAACAGAATAACCATGTAAATTAA
- a CDS encoding sodium-dependent transporter, with protein sequence MAQNNTRETFGSRLGFILAAAGAAVGLGNIWGFPTQAASNGGGAFLLVYLVLIFVVAFPMLVVEMAIGRYGQANPVDSMRSLTGNAFAKRIGGLVGWIGLSVPSAVLAFYSIVGGWIICFMLGAVTDIIGLESATAWLKGFSVERNLLGTLIFYVLTILIVQGGVKQGIEKWSTRLMPALFVLFGVLFIYIMMQQGAMEGLQHYLVPDFEKVWDRKLILAAMGQGFFSLTIGGCSMLIYGSYLSKKENLPKMAMNVTLVDTGVAFIAGLVVMPAMFVAMHKGVQIYAEDGSLLSSDTLVFTVLPLMFDSLGLFGQLFSIVFFLLLTIAALTSSISMLECPVALVGERFNTKRTPTSWVLGGVIALFSVVIVYNFGALFGLVATTATQYLQPTAALMFCLFGGWVWNRNAKFKELEQGFPEFTQSLFGKIWPWYVRFVCPLLVAAVIWASFG encoded by the coding sequence ATGGCACAGAATAATACCCGTGAAACTTTTGGCTCTCGCCTTGGGTTCATTTTAGCCGCAGCAGGCGCGGCAGTTGGCCTTGGTAACATCTGGGGCTTTCCGACACAGGCGGCCAGCAATGGTGGTGGCGCGTTCTTGTTGGTCTATCTGGTTCTGATTTTCGTCGTCGCTTTCCCGATGCTGGTCGTCGAAATGGCCATTGGCCGTTATGGTCAGGCTAACCCGGTCGATAGTATGCGTTCGCTGACGGGCAATGCGTTTGCCAAACGTATTGGTGGTCTGGTGGGCTGGATTGGTCTGAGTGTACCGAGTGCCGTACTGGCGTTTTATAGCATTGTGGGTGGCTGGATCATCTGTTTCATGCTGGGCGCAGTGACGGATATCATCGGTCTGGAAAGCGCCACAGCGTGGTTAAAAGGCTTTTCGGTAGAACGTAACCTTCTTGGTACTCTCATTTTTTACGTTCTGACTATTCTGATTGTGCAAGGTGGCGTTAAGCAGGGGATCGAAAAATGGTCGACACGGCTGATGCCTGCGCTGTTCGTGCTGTTCGGAGTGTTGTTCATCTATATCATGATGCAGCAAGGAGCGATGGAAGGTCTGCAGCATTATCTGGTACCGGATTTTGAGAAAGTCTGGGATCGCAAACTGATTCTGGCGGCTATGGGGCAGGGATTCTTCTCTCTGACCATTGGTGGCTGTTCGATGCTTATTTATGGTTCATACCTGAGTAAGAAAGAGAACCTGCCAAAGATGGCGATGAACGTGACTTTGGTCGATACCGGTGTGGCGTTTATTGCGGGTCTGGTGGTGATGCCTGCGATGTTTGTCGCGATGCACAAAGGCGTACAAATTTATGCGGAAGATGGTTCACTGCTCAGCTCCGATACCTTGGTATTTACGGTTCTGCCGCTCATGTTTGATAGCCTTGGGCTGTTTGGCCAGCTGTTTTCGATTGTCTTCTTCCTGCTGCTGACGATTGCTGCGCTGACGTCGTCGATTTCGATGTTGGAGTGCCCGGTGGCTTTGGTCGGCGAGCGCTTTAATACCAAACGTACGCCAACCAGCTGGGTATTGGGTGGCGTAATTGCACTGTTCAGCGTGGTGATTGTTTACAACTTCGGAGCACTGTTTGGCTTGGTAGCAACAACGGCAACGCAGTATCTGCAACCTACCGCCGCACTGATGTTCTGTCTGTTCGGTGGCTGGGTATGGAACCGCAACGCTAAGTTTAAAGAGCTGGAGCAGGGCTTCCCAGAATTTACGCAAAGCCTGTTTGGTAAAATCTGGCCTTGGTATGTACGCTTTGTGTGTCCATTGCTGGTGGCCGCAGTTATCTGGGCTTCATTTGGTTAA
- a CDS encoding succinylglutamate desuccinylase/aspartoacylase family protein, whose amino-acid sequence MRPVKGPEPVAKVNSKNKPYQFLGESIPPGSKKVIELESAKLYTHSPLSIPVEIIHGSAPGPVLMVNAAIHGDELNGVEIVRQLINLIDPKKLKGTLITVPIVNVFGFIHKSRYLPDRRDLNRCFPGSEKGSLASRMAHTFFSQVALNCDYIIDLHTGAIHRTNLPQIRADLSNPETLRVAQAFATPVILDSPLRNGSLRSEAEKSGITVLTYEAGEALRFEPIAISAGIVGIKRVMQAIGMMRVSRKKLPTSVIAKSTSWLRAEADGILRTVVSLGDRVERGQVLAYINSPLGNVEVEIKANKGGIVIGQQTLPLVNEGDAVFHLAYFSQRDDMVEQVVGDFIEEVIDTDLEPLTTGQLMPPSPA is encoded by the coding sequence ATGCGGCCAGTAAAAGGACCCGAACCCGTGGCAAAGGTTAATAGCAAGAATAAACCGTATCAGTTTCTGGGGGAGTCCATTCCCCCAGGAAGCAAAAAAGTCATAGAGCTGGAATCAGCCAAACTCTACACCCACTCACCGCTTTCTATTCCCGTTGAAATCATTCATGGCTCGGCCCCTGGCCCAGTGCTGATGGTCAACGCCGCTATCCACGGTGACGAGCTCAACGGCGTCGAAATTGTTCGCCAGCTCATCAACCTCATCGATCCGAAAAAGCTTAAAGGTACCCTGATCACGGTCCCGATCGTCAACGTGTTCGGCTTTATTCATAAATCCCGTTATCTGCCGGACCGCCGCGATCTCAACCGCTGCTTTCCCGGCAGTGAGAAAGGTTCGCTCGCCTCGCGTATGGCGCACACCTTCTTCTCTCAGGTAGCCCTCAACTGTGATTACATCATCGATCTGCACACTGGCGCGATTCATCGCACTAACCTGCCACAGATTCGCGCCGACCTGAGTAACCCGGAAACGCTGCGTGTTGCTCAGGCATTTGCGACGCCCGTGATCCTGGATTCGCCGCTGCGTAACGGCTCGCTGCGCAGTGAGGCGGAAAAATCGGGGATTACGGTCCTGACTTACGAGGCGGGTGAAGCGTTACGCTTTGAACCGATTGCCATCAGCGCCGGCATCGTCGGTATTAAACGCGTGATGCAGGCGATCGGCATGATGCGTGTCAGCCGGAAAAAGCTACCAACATCGGTGATTGCAAAATCCACCAGTTGGCTGCGTGCCGAAGCCGATGGTATCTTGCGCACCGTCGTCTCACTTGGCGACCGCGTTGAACGTGGTCAGGTCCTGGCTTACATCAACTCGCCACTGGGTAACGTCGAAGTGGAAATCAAAGCCAACAAAGGCGGCATCGTAATTGGCCAGCAAACGCTGCCACTGGTAAACGAAGGCGATGCCGTGTTCCATCTGGCCTACTTCAGCCAGCGTGATGATATGGTGGAACAAGTGGTGGGCGACTTTATTGAGGAAGTTATCGACACCGATTTGGAACCACTGACCACTGGTCAGTTGATGCCACCATCACCAGCCTGA